The following coding sequences are from one Vicia villosa cultivar HV-30 ecotype Madison, WI unplaced genomic scaffold, Vvil1.0 ctg.000181F_1_1_1, whole genome shotgun sequence window:
- the LOC131625030 gene encoding glucan endo-1,3-beta-glucosidase 12-like, translating into MAPLAFFILFLSLSASSSEAGSIGINYGRIANNLPTPSKVVELLKTQGITRVKLYDTEPTVLTALSNSNIKVVVAMPNELLSNAAADQSFTDTWIQTNIVKYHPATQIEAIAVGNEVFVDPKNTTNYLVPAMKNVQASLVKNNLDKEIKISSPIALSALQSSYPTSSGSFKPELIEPVIKPMLELLRKTGSSLMVNAYPFFAYAANSDTISLNYALFKDNPGVVDSGNGLRYSNLLDAQIDAVYAAMSALQYDDVGITVSETGWPSLGDSNEVGAGEDNAASYNGNLVKRVLNGSGTPLRPNETVNVFLFALFNENQKTGPTSERNYGLFYPSEEKVYDIPLTVAGINKTVVASGGGVGRSVVPVKGDVSAVVNKGETWCVANGGYSEEKLQHALDYACGEGGADCGPIQPGATCYNPNTLEAHASYAFNSFYQKKSRGSGTCDFGGAGYVVTQPPRYGTCNFPTGY; encoded by the exons ATGGCTCCTCTTGCATTCTTTATCTTGTTCCTCTCACTCTCTGCTTCATCTTCAG AAGCAGGTTCTATCGGAATCAACTACGGAAGAATAGCTAATAATTTACCAACACCATCAAAGGTAGTTGAACTCTTGAAAACACAAGGTATCACCCGCGTTAAGCTCTACGACACTGAACCCACCGTCCTCACCGCCCTttcaaattccaacatcaaagtcgTCGTCGCCATGCCAAACGAGCTTCTCTCCAACGCCGCCGCAGATCAATCCTTCACCGACACATGGATCCAAACTAACATCGTTAAATACCACCCCGCAACTCAAATCGAAGCCATTGCTGTCGGAAACGAAGTCTTCGTAGACCCGAAAAACACCACAAACTACCTCGTACCCGCCATGAAAAACGTTCAAGCTTCTCTCGTCAAAAACAATCTggacaaagaaattaaaatctcTTCCCCGATAGCACTCTCCGCTTTACAATCTTCCTACCCAACCTCATCCGGTTCGTTTAAACCCGAACTAATCGAACCGGTTATTAAACCGATGTTGGAGCTTCTTCGTAAAACCGGTTCTTCCTTAATGGTTAACGCTTATCCTTTCTTCGCTTACGCTGCTAACTCGGATACAATTTCGTTAAACTACGCTTTGTTTAAGGACAACCCCGGTGTTGTTGATTCGGGTAACGGTTTGAGATATAGTAACCTCCTCGACGCTCAAATTGATGCAGTTTATGCTGCCATGTCAGCACTTCAATACGACGACGTTGGGATAACTGTTTCAGAGACTGGTTGGCCTTCGTTAGGTGACTCTAATGAAGTCGGAGCTGGAGAAGACAATGCGGCGTCGTATAATGGAAATTTAGTTAAGAGAGTTTTGAATGGGAGTGGGACCCCTTTGAGACCAAATGAAACGGTTAATGTTTTTTTGTTTGCTCTTTTTAACGAGAATCAGAAAACGGGTCCTACGTCGGAGAGAAACTACGGGTTGTTTTATCCGAGTGAAGAGAAGGTTTATGATATTCCGTTGACGGTGGCGGGGATTAATAAAACGGTGGTGGCGTCGGGAGGGGGAGTTGGGAGGAGTGTGGTGCCGGTGAAAGGTGACGTGTCGGCGGTGGTGAATAAAGGTGAGACGTGGTGTGTGGCGAATGGTGGCTATTCTGAGGAGAAGCTGCAACACGCGCTTGATTATGCGTGTGGGGAAGGTGGGGCGGATTGTGGTCCGATTCAACCGGGTGCCACGTGTTATAATCCGAACACGTTGGAGGCGCATGCTTCGTATGCTTTCAATAGTTTTTATCAGAAGAAGTCACGTGGGAGTGGCACGTGCGATTTTGGTGGTGCTGGTTATGTTGTTACTCAACCTCCTA GGTATGGAACATGCAATTTTCCCACAGGATATTGA